A stretch of Desulfobacter hydrogenophilus DNA encodes these proteins:
- a CDS encoding MBL fold metallo-hydrolase has translation MKQIIKNIYHVGDNECSVYMVDTQSDQGLVLIDAGMNLDMIKHISSLGLRFEDIQHCILTHCHIDHIGGCAELNRALPNIKFYAHELDAAPIEEPGHDGKTAASWYGVKYEPVKLYRRLESDTTLTLGNCVFQCIHTPGHTPGSISVLVESEGKKVLFGQDLHGPFNDGFLSNLQDYQLSMQKLLDLSADILCEGHFGIFQPADEVKKYIETHKFQNQP, from the coding sequence ATGAAACAGATTATCAAAAATATTTATCATGTAGGCGATAACGAATGCTCAGTCTATATGGTGGATACACAATCGGACCAGGGATTGGTTCTGATTGATGCAGGCATGAATTTGGATATGATCAAGCACATCTCATCTTTGGGACTGAGGTTTGAAGATATTCAGCACTGTATTTTGACCCATTGCCATATTGACCATATCGGTGGCTGTGCAGAATTAAACCGGGCGTTACCAAACATAAAATTCTATGCTCATGAATTAGATGCGGCTCCAATTGAAGAGCCTGGTCATGATGGCAAGACTGCGGCATCCTGGTATGGTGTGAAATATGAGCCGGTTAAATTGTACAGGAGATTAGAATCAGATACGACTCTCACCCTTGGAAATTGTGTGTTTCAATGTATCCATACGCCTGGACATACGCCTGGATCAATATCGGTTCTTGTTGAGTCAGAAGGGAAGAAGGTCTTGTTCGGACAAGATCTGCACGGTCCTTTTAATGACGGTTTTTTATCCAATCTACAGGATTATCAATTGTCTATGCAGAAATTGTTGGATCTGAGTGCAGACATTCTATGTGAAGGTCATTTTGGGATTTTTCAA
- a CDS encoding YwbE family protein, whose translation MTGGQNRTQIKTGQTVSIVLKKDQRTGVLTQGVVKNILTKSSFHPHGIKVRLKNGLVGRVKIIYG comes from the coding sequence ATGACTGGAGGACAAAATAGAACGCAAATCAAAACCGGACAAACCGTATCCATTGTATTAAAAAAAGACCAAAGAACAGGCGTCCTGACCCAAGGCGTCGTAAAAAATATTTTAACAAAATCGTCTTTCCATCCCCATGGTATAAAAGTCCGATTGAAAAATGGCCTTGTTGGCAGGGTTAAGATCATTTACGGTTAA